The following proteins come from a genomic window of Nocardiopsis sp. YSL2:
- the panB gene encoding 3-methyl-2-oxobutanoate hydroxymethyltransferase, which produces MNTTAKASTGGNTLYGGVTSRRVTVRDLAAAKRRGERWPMLTAYDALTARVFDEAGIPVLLVGDSAANVVYGYDTTVPVTMDELVPLTAAVARSTQRALVVADLPFGSYQGSPQQALEAASRFMKEGRAQAVKLEGGHTVAHQVELLVSAGIPVMGHVGLTPQSVNTLGGYRVQGRGEAAADLLKDAKELERAGAFSLVLECVPSELAAQVTEQLSIPTIGIGAGPSTDAQVLVWQDMAGLSPKVAKFVKAYANLNETLREAASSFADDVVQGAFPEERHSYSA; this is translated from the coding sequence ATGAACACCACAGCCAAGGCTTCCACCGGCGGGAACACCCTGTACGGCGGAGTGACCTCCCGACGCGTCACGGTCCGCGACCTGGCCGCCGCCAAGCGGCGCGGCGAGCGCTGGCCGATGCTCACCGCCTACGACGCCCTCACCGCCCGGGTCTTCGACGAGGCGGGCATCCCCGTCCTGCTCGTCGGCGACTCCGCGGCCAACGTCGTCTACGGCTACGACACCACCGTTCCCGTCACCATGGACGAGCTCGTCCCGCTCACGGCCGCCGTCGCGCGCTCCACCCAGCGGGCACTGGTCGTGGCGGACCTGCCGTTCGGCTCCTACCAGGGCTCGCCCCAGCAGGCCCTGGAAGCGGCCAGCCGCTTCATGAAGGAGGGCCGGGCCCAGGCGGTCAAGCTGGAGGGCGGCCACACGGTGGCCCACCAGGTCGAACTGCTGGTCTCCGCCGGCATCCCGGTCATGGGCCACGTCGGCCTGACCCCGCAGTCGGTCAACACGCTGGGCGGCTACCGGGTCCAGGGGCGCGGCGAGGCCGCGGCCGACCTGCTCAAGGACGCCAAGGAGCTGGAGCGCGCGGGCGCGTTCTCACTCGTGCTGGAGTGTGTGCCCTCCGAGCTGGCCGCGCAGGTCACCGAGCAGCTGTCCATCCCCACCATCGGCATCGGCGCGGGCCCGTCCACGGACGCCCAGGTGCTGGTGTGGCAGGACATGGCGGGACTCAGCCCCAAGGTGGCCAAGTTCGTCAAGGCCTACGCCAACCTCAACGAGACGCTGCGCGAGGCCGCGTCGAGCTTCGCCGACGACGTCGTCCAGGGTGCCTTCCCCGAGGAGCGCCACTCCTACAGCGCCTGA